One Loxodonta africana isolate mLoxAfr1 chromosome 4, mLoxAfr1.hap2, whole genome shotgun sequence genomic region harbors:
- the TESPA1 gene encoding protein TESPA1 isoform X5 — protein MQKTFSSVWALAKKTTKTVLGSQPDFSPPPQRPKALISSSSSRPRFKQVQTLAVTADAFFCLYSYVSKTPVQKFTPSHMFWNYNPNDAPFIRIMAPEPEPHSPRERLRKAISKMCLYTSPRDRLSPPHNSPKRNSLDQVVWEVMDRVKGEKLVLQEDPEFGPGPQKEPVPSIWGTKLPTVLAASQTLDSNLEASCYTHSLPRAYLRWSSDPEQARRELWGLQTTNEEAHSAKNETLWKRKSKARKSLFQKNLMVRDGRKVKSLDLPITQQKWRQNPDTPDLHRSLTLQLQDSFDLEEVQSNNEEEESCWPSRPRYPHLYQISAGKDSRGFLHHHNSTYSDSSGFTEEPNSHLFSMEDVLPTTSSSCSLALQTPEFSGRKAEWYSGKKTGWRDLESAS, from the exons ATGCAGAAGACGTTCTCTTCAGTCTGGGCTTTGGCCAAGAAGACCACAAAGACAGTTCTCGGATCCCAGCCCGATTTTTCACCACCCCCTCAAAGGCCAAAGGCATTGATTTCCAGCTCTTCCTCAAGGCCCAG GTTTAAGCAAGTGCAAACACTGGCTGTGACTGCTGATGCCTTCTTCTGTCTCTACTCTTACGTATCCAAGACACCTGTCCAAAAATTCACACCATCCCACATGTTCTGGAATTACAACCCAAATGATGCACCATTTATTAGGATTATGGCCCCAGAGCCTGAACCACACTCACCCAGAGAGCGTCTCCGGAAAGCCATCTCCAAGATGTGCCTGTACACAAGCCCCCGAGATAGGCTATCACCGCCTCACAATTCCCCCAAAAGGAACAGTTTGGACCAAGTGGTATGGGAAGTGATGGACAGAGTGAAAGGAGAGAAATTGGTACTCCAGGAAGACCCGGAGTTTGGGCCAGGCCCACAGAAAGAGCCTGTGCCCTCCATCTGGGGTACAAAGCTTCCCACAGTGCTTGCAGCATCACAAACTCTGGATTCTAACCTCGAGGCATCCTGTTACACACATTCTCTGCCCAGAGCATATCTACGGTGGAGCAGTGACCCTGAACAAGCAAGGAGAGAGCTATGGGGCCTACAGACCACCAATGAGGAAGCCCATTCAGCCAAGAATGAGACACTctggaaaaggaagagcaaagcaAGAAAGAGCCTGTTTCAGAAGAATCTCATGGTCAGGGATGGCAGGAAGGTCAAGTCATTGGACCTGCCCATTACCCAGCAGAAATGGAGGCAGAACCCAGACACACCAGACCTTCACCGATCCCTAACTCTGCAATTGCAGGACTCTTTCGACCTAGAGGAG GTGCAAAGCAACAATGAGGAAGAGGAGAGCTGCTGGCCCAGCAGACCCAGATACCCCCACCTCTACCAAATTTCTGCTGGCAAAGACTCAAGAG GCTTTCTGCATCATCACAACAGCACTTACTCTGACAGCAGTGGCTTCACAGAAGAGCCTAATTCCCACCTCTTCTCAATGGAAGATGTACTGCCCACAACATCTAGCTCCTGTTCTCTGGCCCTCCAAACCCCTGAGTTCAGTGGAAGAAAGGCAGAATGGTACAGTGGAAAGAAGACTGGATGGAGAGACTTGGAATCTGCGTCCTGA
- the TESPA1 gene encoding protein TESPA1 isoform X4 has translation MANPSPASQRFWTRCKKMQKTFSSVWALAKKTTKTVLGSQPDFSPPPQRPKALISSSSSRPRFKQVQTLAVTADAFFCLYSYVSKTPVQKFTPSHMFWNYNPNDAPFIRIMAPEPEPHSPRERLRKAISKMCLYTSPRDRLSPPHNSPKRNSLDQVVWEVMDRVKGEKLVLQEDPEFGPGPQKEPVPSIWGTKLPTVLAASQTLDSNLEASCYTHSLPRAYLRWSSDPEQARRELWGLQTTNEEAHSAKNETLWKRKSKARKSLFQKNLMVRDGRKVKSLDLPITQQKWRQNPDTPDLHRSLTLQLQDSFDLEEVQSNNEEEESCWPSRPRYPHLYQISAGKDSRGFLHHHNSTYSDSSGFTEEPNSHLFSMEDVLPTTSSSCSLALQTPEFSGRKAEWYSGKKTGWRDLESAS, from the exons ATGGCAAACCCTTCTCCAG CATCTCAGAGATTCTGGACAAGGTGCAAGAAGATGCAGAAGACGTTCTCTTCAGTCTGGGCTTTGGCCAAGAAGACCACAAAGACAGTTCTCGGATCCCAGCCCGATTTTTCACCACCCCCTCAAAGGCCAAAGGCATTGATTTCCAGCTCTTCCTCAAGGCCCAG GTTTAAGCAAGTGCAAACACTGGCTGTGACTGCTGATGCCTTCTTCTGTCTCTACTCTTACGTATCCAAGACACCTGTCCAAAAATTCACACCATCCCACATGTTCTGGAATTACAACCCAAATGATGCACCATTTATTAGGATTATGGCCCCAGAGCCTGAACCACACTCACCCAGAGAGCGTCTCCGGAAAGCCATCTCCAAGATGTGCCTGTACACAAGCCCCCGAGATAGGCTATCACCGCCTCACAATTCCCCCAAAAGGAACAGTTTGGACCAAGTGGTATGGGAAGTGATGGACAGAGTGAAAGGAGAGAAATTGGTACTCCAGGAAGACCCGGAGTTTGGGCCAGGCCCACAGAAAGAGCCTGTGCCCTCCATCTGGGGTACAAAGCTTCCCACAGTGCTTGCAGCATCACAAACTCTGGATTCTAACCTCGAGGCATCCTGTTACACACATTCTCTGCCCAGAGCATATCTACGGTGGAGCAGTGACCCTGAACAAGCAAGGAGAGAGCTATGGGGCCTACAGACCACCAATGAGGAAGCCCATTCAGCCAAGAATGAGACACTctggaaaaggaagagcaaagcaAGAAAGAGCCTGTTTCAGAAGAATCTCATGGTCAGGGATGGCAGGAAGGTCAAGTCATTGGACCTGCCCATTACCCAGCAGAAATGGAGGCAGAACCCAGACACACCAGACCTTCACCGATCCCTAACTCTGCAATTGCAGGACTCTTTCGACCTAGAGGAG GTGCAAAGCAACAATGAGGAAGAGGAGAGCTGCTGGCCCAGCAGACCCAGATACCCCCACCTCTACCAAATTTCTGCTGGCAAAGACTCAAGAG GCTTTCTGCATCATCACAACAGCACTTACTCTGACAGCAGTGGCTTCACAGAAGAGCCTAATTCCCACCTCTTCTCAATGGAAGATGTACTGCCCACAACATCTAGCTCCTGTTCTCTGGCCCTCCAAACCCCTGAGTTCAGTGGAAGAAAGGCAGAATGGTACAGTGGAAAGAAGACTGGATGGAGAGACTTGGAATCTGCGTCCTGA